Part of the Streptomyces sp. HSG2 genome, CGGGCAGGAGCGGCCCGGCCGCCCCGGAGCGAGGCGTTCCCCGGAGCACCACCGGAACGCGCGCCGGCCCTCCCGGCCGGGCGGCGACCGCCGGGGTCCCACGCGGAGACCCCGGCTCGGGGTCAGCGGAGTCGGTCCGCCGCGGCGCGGACCCGCTCGTCGCTCGCCGTGACGGCCACCCGGACGAAGCGCTCGCCGGCCGGACCGTAGAAGTCCCCGGGGGCCACCAGGACGCCGCGGTCGGCGAGCCGGGCGACGGTGTCCCAGCAGGACTCGTCGCGCGTGGCCCACAGGTAGAGGCCGGCCTCGCTGTGCTCGATCCGGAAACCGTGCCCGAGCAGCGCCTCGCGCAGGGTCTCGCGCCGCGCCGCGTAGCGCTCGCGCTGGTGACGGACGTGCTCGTCGTCCCCGAGCGCCACGATCGTCGCGGCCTGAGTGGGGGCCGAGGTCATCAGGCCGCCGTGCTTGCGGATCTCCAGAAGCGGCCCCAGGACCGCGGGGTCGCCGACGAGGAACGCCGAGCGGTACCCGGCGAGGTTGGACCGCTTGGACAGCGAGTGGACCGCGATCAGCCCGTCGTGGGAACCACCGTTGACGTCGGGACGCAGGACCGAGACGGGCTCCGCCTCCCAGCCCAGCTCCAGATAGCACTCGTCGGAGACGACGAGCACCCCGTGCTCACGGGCCCAGGCGACGATCCGGGCCAGTTCCGGGCCGGTCAGGACGGCACCGGTCGGATTGGAGGGGGAATTCAGCCAGAGCAGCCTCAGCCCGGTCGGGTCCAGATCCGTCGGATCGTCGTAGGGCTCGAACTCCGCACGGGCCAGGCGCGCCCCGACCTCGTAGGTGGGATAGGCCAGACGTGGGACGGCGACCCGGTCGCCCGGCCCCAACCCCAGCTGGGTGGGCAGCCAGGCCACCAGTTCCTTGGAACCGACGACCGGCAGGACGTGACGGTGGGTCACGTTGCGCGCGCCGAGCCGACGCTCGGCCCACCCCGTGATCGCGTCGCGCAGCTCGGGAGTGCCCCAGACCGTCGGATACCCCGGCGAGTCCGCCGCGTCGGCCAACGCGCGGCGGATCGGCTCGGGCACAGGGTCGACGGGGGTGCCGACCGACAGGTCGACGATGCCGCCCGGGTGAGCGGCGGCCTTCCGCTTGAAGGGCTCCAGCTTGTCCCAGGGGAAGAGGGGCAACCGGTCGGTGACTGCGGACACGGACGAAGCTCGCTTTCTGGTACGGCGAACGCCTCGGCCCCCGACGGGACCGAGGCGGAGCGGGGTGCCGATCGCCGGCCGGTCAGCCGGCCTGCGGCGGCAGCGCGGCGATGAACGGGTGGTCCCGCTCGATCAGACCGAGCTTGCTGGCGCCGCCGGGCGAACCGAGTTCGTCGAAGAACTCCACGTTCGCCTTGTAGTAGTCCTTCCACTCCTCGGGAGTGTCGTCCTCGTAGAAGATCGCCTCGACCGGGCAGACCGGCTCACAGGCACCGCAGTCGACGCATTCGTCCGGGTGGATGTACAAGGACCGCCGGCCCTCGTAGATGCAGTCGACCGGGCACTCCTCGATGCACGCCTTGTCCTTGACGTCGACACAAGGCTGCGCGATGACGTAGGTCACGCTGTCGTTCCTCCTCGATACGGGCGCTGGCGGGCCACCTCAGGCTCCGCCGCCTGGCGCGCGGGAGCGCGGCGTCGTCGATGCCCACCCCTAGTATCTCCGTTCCGGGGCGTGATCCGAACAGGAGGGGTGTACCGACTCGTGGAAATATCGACCGGCGGCCGGCTTGAGGTCCGCATCACCCGGGCTGACGTGGGAAGACGGGTCTCCGTGCGTCGCCTGCTCACCCCTCACGGCACGGCGCACCGGTTCGCCGACGCGGTCGGGACGCTCACTTCCTGGGACGACGGTGTGCTCGTGATCACACGAAAGGACGGGGACACCGTACAGATTCCGGAATCCGCGCTCGTCGCCGGCAAGGTCGTCCCGCCTTCGCCCGCGCGTCGACGAGGAACCGTCACTTCCTTCGAGGAACTGGCCCGGGTGTCCGCGGCGGCCTGGCCGCCCGTGGAAAGCGAGCGGCTGGGCGACTGGGTGCTGCGCGCCTCC contains:
- the dapC gene encoding succinyldiaminopimelate transaminase, whose protein sequence is MSAVTDRLPLFPWDKLEPFKRKAAAHPGGIVDLSVGTPVDPVPEPIRRALADAADSPGYPTVWGTPELRDAITGWAERRLGARNVTHRHVLPVVGSKELVAWLPTQLGLGPGDRVAVPRLAYPTYEVGARLARAEFEPYDDPTDLDPTGLRLLWLNSPSNPTGAVLTGPELARIVAWAREHGVLVVSDECYLELGWEAEPVSVLRPDVNGGSHDGLIAVHSLSKRSNLAGYRSAFLVGDPAVLGPLLEIRKHGGLMTSAPTQAATIVALGDDEHVRHQRERYAARRETLREALLGHGFRIEHSEAGLYLWATRDESCWDTVARLADRGVLVAPGDFYGPAGERFVRVAVTASDERVRAAADRLR
- the fdxA gene encoding ferredoxin; translation: MTYVIAQPCVDVKDKACIEECPVDCIYEGRRSLYIHPDECVDCGACEPVCPVEAIFYEDDTPEEWKDYYKANVEFFDELGSPGGASKLGLIERDHPFIAALPPQAG